Proteins encoded within one genomic window of Corynebacterium aurimucosum:
- a CDS encoding TetR family transcriptional regulator, with translation MHLSRDAIVSTALELLTQYGLADVTMRRVATNLGVAPGALYWHVANKQSLIAAMTAEILAPVTGESTAELVSSLHNELQRWRDGAEVAIAGASFPESSASADVEKLFTKALQKEAPDASPEDRAVAARTLIHYTLGATFMEQSREQLSGATPGGTSPSTASTASETTPVDATSVRAAELMVAGLRSLRSDHMHQN, from the coding sequence GTGCATCTTTCTCGCGACGCTATCGTTTCCACCGCCCTTGAGCTTTTGACCCAATACGGCCTTGCTGATGTCACTATGCGCCGAGTCGCCACCAACCTCGGAGTCGCACCCGGCGCGCTGTACTGGCACGTGGCCAACAAACAATCACTGATCGCCGCCATGACCGCAGAAATACTCGCTCCCGTCACCGGGGAAAGCACGGCGGAGCTGGTCAGCTCGCTGCACAATGAGCTGCAACGCTGGCGCGATGGAGCTGAAGTGGCCATCGCCGGAGCATCCTTCCCTGAGTCCTCAGCGAGCGCTGACGTGGAAAAGCTATTCACCAAGGCACTGCAGAAGGAGGCACCCGATGCCTCGCCGGAGGATAGAGCCGTCGCCGCCCGCACTCTGATCCACTACACGCTGGGCGCTACTTTCATGGAGCAATCCCGCGAACAGCTCAGTGGGGCGACTCCAGGCGGGACGTCGCCAAGCACAGCGTCTACAGCTTCCGAGACCACGCCGGTGGACGCCACCTCGGTGCGCGCAGCGGAGCTGATGGTCGCCGGCTTAAGATCACTGCGAAGCGATCACATGCATCAGAATTGA
- a CDS encoding exonuclease domain-containing protein, whose amino-acid sequence MSYTAHGAVIDVTTDALTVQRSQLAASLGAPAREALSLADATGVECTEPTETGFGQVIVRGTSDSAGTVGDTIIRFAPGQDAAAFARAVEAALRGEAPAASSGVQGLNFTAVDVETANDNWGSVCQIGAVRFRDGEETESRTWLCTPPPGLEHFDEVNISIHGITAEDVADTLPFADAAAELFEFLGTDTLVAHNAQFDSTALRSGLKKADAPVPELRLACSLALARDASRAGVIDVANHKLPTVASYLGAEDFRHHEATADARAAGEIVSALAQRFGHSGSIEDLFTTRDFALGTLSEDSVIPVLRANTAPLSAADLGAGTDFRDKTRMAGTASGSKKKGSAAKERRGAAPWQSVSTPDTIPDPNPDADPEGALFAQNVTLTGDFEPFDKGLLWSKIAERGGQVGKNVTKKTTILVVGQWATKTSKEKRAEELQGKGQDIAIWQTDKLLEELQLDEAPPF is encoded by the coding sequence GTGTCCTATACCGCCCACGGTGCTGTCATTGATGTCACCACCGATGCACTCACCGTCCAACGCTCCCAGCTAGCCGCTTCCCTTGGCGCCCCAGCCCGCGAGGCTCTCTCCTTAGCTGATGCCACGGGCGTGGAGTGCACGGAACCAACGGAGACAGGGTTTGGGCAGGTCATAGTGCGCGGCACGAGCGATTCTGCAGGGACCGTTGGGGACACGATCATCCGCTTCGCCCCCGGCCAAGACGCGGCCGCATTTGCCCGCGCGGTTGAGGCAGCGCTGCGCGGCGAAGCACCGGCTGCCAGCAGTGGTGTGCAGGGGCTCAACTTCACCGCCGTCGATGTGGAAACCGCCAACGATAACTGGGGCTCGGTCTGCCAGATCGGTGCGGTTCGCTTCCGCGATGGCGAAGAGACCGAGTCCCGCACGTGGCTGTGCACTCCCCCACCGGGGCTCGAGCACTTCGACGAGGTCAACATCAGCATCCATGGCATCACAGCGGAGGACGTCGCTGATACTTTACCTTTCGCTGATGCCGCCGCCGAGCTCTTCGAGTTCCTCGGCACAGACACGCTAGTAGCCCACAACGCGCAATTCGATTCCACGGCCCTGCGCAGTGGCCTCAAGAAGGCCGACGCGCCGGTGCCAGAACTTCGCTTAGCGTGTTCCCTGGCACTGGCCCGCGACGCCTCCCGTGCAGGCGTCATCGACGTGGCCAACCATAAACTTCCCACCGTTGCCTCCTACCTCGGTGCCGAGGATTTCCGCCATCACGAGGCCACAGCCGACGCCCGCGCGGCGGGCGAGATTGTCAGTGCCCTAGCGCAGCGCTTTGGTCACTCCGGAAGCATTGAAGACTTGTTCACCACCCGTGATTTTGCGCTGGGCACGTTGAGCGAGGACTCCGTCATCCCGGTCCTGCGCGCCAACACCGCTCCCCTCTCCGCTGCCGACTTGGGCGCTGGTACGGATTTCCGCGACAAGACGCGCATGGCGGGTACAGCCTCGGGCTCGAAGAAGAAGGGCTCCGCCGCTAAGGAGCGCCGTGGTGCAGCCCCGTGGCAATCCGTATCCACTCCGGACACCATCCCGGATCCCAATCCTGATGCGGATCCGGAAGGCGCGCTATTTGCTCAGAATGTCACTCTCACCGGTGACTTCGAGCCTTTCGACAAGGGCCTTTTGTGGTCCAAGATTGCTGAACGCGGCGGCCAGGTGGGCAAGAATGTCACGAAGAAGACCACCATCCTGGTTGTGGGCCAGTGGGCTACCAAGACCTCTAAAGAAAAACGCGCTGAGGAGCTGCAAGGCAAAGGCCAGGACATCGCGATCTGGCAGACAGACAAGCTGTTAGAGGAGCTGCAGCTTGATGAGGCTCCGCCGTTCTAA
- the glgX gene encoding glycogen debranching protein GlgX: MTETRADLTPSRQVWPGSPSPLGSTYDGAGTNFAIFSEIAEKVELCLIDQDGNEDRIELTEITAHVWHAYLPNVSPGQRYGYRIHGPYEPENGLRCDPSKLLVDPYARAFDGDFDGDPSLYSYDIFAEEPGSGRNQDDSLGHTMLSVVINPFFEWHGDNRPHTPDNETIIYEAHVKGMTMTHPDVPEELRGTYAGMAHPAIINYFKDLGVTAVELLPVHQFLQDDRLRQLGLRNYWGYNTFGFFAPHADYAYAKKPGEVVAEFKAMVRAFHEAGIEIILDVVYNHTAEGNHMGPTIAFRGIDNHAYYRLVDDNPEHYMDYTGTGNSLNVRHPHSLQLIMDSLRYWVTEMRVDGFRFDLASTLARELDDVDKLATFFDLVQQDPVVSKVKLIAEPWDVGHNGYQVGNFPPIWSEWNGKYRDTVRDFWRGEPATMGEFASRLTGSSDLYANNGRRPTASINFITAHDGFTLRDLVSYNEKHNSENGEDNRDGESHNRSWNHGVEGPTDDEEIKKLRRRQVRNFLTTLLLSQGTPMLCHGDELGRTQDGNNNVYCQDNEISWIDWSMLEQEKNVAMHGFTKRLINIRKNHPVFRRQRFLAGGPFGSEVKDRDIAWLVPSGKLMTPQDWDFEFGKALMVYLNGNAITETTARGERITDDSFIMIFNAHHEDIEFTLPKKDLGASWRLIVDTSDSGGYPDEEKLIAAEGSIVVQPRTTLILRQTEPPVFDDSDDSAQSAATAEESR, encoded by the coding sequence ATGACTGAGACCCGTGCTGACCTAACGCCATCTCGCCAGGTGTGGCCTGGTTCCCCCTCCCCGCTCGGCTCCACCTATGATGGAGCCGGTACTAATTTTGCTATCTTTTCCGAAATCGCCGAGAAGGTTGAGCTCTGCCTCATTGACCAGGACGGTAACGAAGACCGCATCGAATTAACTGAGATCACCGCACACGTCTGGCACGCCTACCTCCCGAACGTCAGCCCCGGGCAGCGCTATGGATACCGCATCCACGGCCCTTATGAACCAGAAAATGGTCTGCGCTGCGATCCCTCAAAACTTCTTGTCGATCCTTATGCTCGCGCCTTCGACGGCGACTTTGACGGGGATCCCTCGCTGTACTCCTACGATATCTTCGCAGAGGAACCCGGCAGCGGCCGCAACCAGGATGACTCCTTGGGCCACACCATGCTCTCCGTGGTCATCAACCCGTTCTTCGAGTGGCACGGCGACAACCGCCCGCACACCCCGGATAACGAAACAATTATCTACGAAGCCCACGTCAAGGGCATGACTATGACGCACCCGGATGTGCCGGAGGAGCTGCGCGGTACCTACGCCGGTATGGCACACCCAGCGATCATTAACTACTTCAAGGACTTGGGAGTGACGGCCGTCGAGCTGCTGCCGGTTCACCAGTTCTTACAGGATGATCGCCTGCGCCAGCTGGGCCTGCGCAACTACTGGGGTTATAACACCTTCGGGTTCTTCGCCCCGCATGCTGACTATGCCTACGCCAAGAAGCCTGGCGAGGTGGTCGCTGAGTTCAAGGCCATGGTTCGTGCCTTCCATGAGGCCGGAATCGAGATCATCCTCGATGTGGTCTACAACCACACCGCCGAAGGCAACCACATGGGCCCCACCATCGCCTTCCGCGGCATTGATAACCACGCCTACTACCGCTTGGTTGATGACAACCCCGAGCACTACATGGACTACACCGGTACCGGTAACTCCCTGAATGTCCGTCACCCGCACTCCCTCCAGCTGATTATGGATTCGCTGCGTTACTGGGTGACGGAGATGCGCGTGGATGGCTTCCGGTTCGACCTCGCGTCCACTCTGGCGCGCGAACTCGATGATGTGGATAAGCTCGCCACTTTCTTCGATTTGGTCCAGCAGGACCCGGTGGTCTCCAAGGTCAAGCTCATCGCCGAGCCCTGGGACGTGGGCCATAACGGCTACCAAGTTGGCAACTTCCCGCCCATCTGGAGCGAATGGAACGGCAAGTACCGCGATACCGTCCGTGATTTCTGGCGCGGGGAGCCGGCGACAATGGGTGAGTTTGCCTCACGCCTGACTGGTTCCTCCGATCTCTATGCCAACAACGGCCGCCGCCCCACCGCGTCTATCAACTTCATCACCGCGCACGATGGCTTTACGCTTCGTGATTTGGTGTCCTATAACGAAAAGCACAATTCCGAGAACGGTGAAGACAATCGCGACGGTGAGTCCCACAACCGCTCGTGGAACCATGGCGTGGAAGGGCCGACTGACGACGAAGAGATTAAAAAGCTCCGACGCCGCCAGGTCCGCAATTTCCTCACTACCCTCCTGCTATCCCAGGGCACCCCGATGCTGTGCCATGGTGATGAGCTGGGCCGCACCCAAGACGGCAATAACAACGTGTATTGCCAGGACAACGAGATTTCCTGGATCGATTGGTCGATGTTGGAGCAGGAAAAGAACGTCGCCATGCACGGCTTTACCAAGCGCCTGATCAACATCCGCAAGAACCACCCGGTGTTCCGCCGCCAGCGTTTCTTGGCTGGTGGCCCCTTTGGCTCTGAGGTGAAAGATCGCGATATTGCCTGGCTCGTGCCCTCCGGCAAACTCATGACCCCGCAGGACTGGGATTTTGAGTTCGGCAAGGCCCTCATGGTCTATCTCAACGGTAACGCGATTACGGAAACCACTGCCCGCGGTGAACGCATTACGGATGATTCCTTCATCATGATTTTCAACGCTCACCACGAAGACATCGAGTTCACGCTGCCCAAGAAGGACCTGGGTGCTAGTTGGAGGCTCATCGTCGACACCTCTGATTCCGGTGGCTATCCGGACGAGGAGAAGCTCATCGCAGCCGAAGGTTCCATCGTGGTACAGCCGCGCACAACGCTGATCCTGCGCCAGACTGAGCCCCCAGTTTTCGACGACAGCGATGACTCTGCGCAATCCGCTGCCACGGCAGAAGAAAGCCGATAG